In Zunongwangia profunda SM-A87, the following proteins share a genomic window:
- a CDS encoding phosphotransferase enzyme family protein, whose amino-acid sequence MGLNKKELIASVFNAFNHNCTIEEIQEFSSGHINDTYFIGTSGAHNFVLQRINDEVFHNVPALVNNKVKISKHLASQFPKLTAKEKYRHVLTFLPTRKGAYFYQDAFDNYWNLTYYIKDSISYDTVTDKEIAYEGGKLFGKFISQTSDFDAGQLVEIIPGFHDVPKRLIQFEKARDKACTERLEKAVSQIECVHSLQTEMVILQQLKDEGKIPTRVTHNDTKISNALFDRNNKGLCVIDTDTVMPGIVHNDFGDAIRTICNTAEEDEKDLSLVKFNVKYYEAYLKGFLEELQHSLSDLEIEFLPLGAKTIIFIMGLRFLTDYLAGDVYYKTSYAEHNLDRAKNQFKLIESFEDQYPDILKLSKSILKSKRL is encoded by the coding sequence ATGGGATTAAATAAAAAGGAGTTAATAGCTTCGGTTTTTAATGCTTTTAACCACAACTGTACCATTGAAGAAATACAGGAATTTTCTAGTGGTCATATTAATGATACGTACTTTATCGGTACTTCTGGAGCTCACAATTTTGTATTGCAGCGTATTAATGATGAAGTATTTCATAATGTTCCGGCACTGGTCAATAACAAAGTAAAAATTAGTAAACACCTGGCTAGTCAATTTCCAAAACTCACTGCCAAAGAAAAATATAGACATGTGCTTACTTTTCTGCCAACACGGAAAGGGGCTTATTTTTATCAGGATGCTTTTGATAATTATTGGAATTTAACATATTACATCAAAGACAGTATTTCTTACGATACCGTTACCGATAAAGAAATTGCCTACGAGGGAGGAAAGTTATTCGGTAAATTTATTAGTCAGACCAGCGATTTTGATGCCGGCCAGCTAGTAGAAATTATTCCTGGCTTTCACGATGTTCCTAAAAGATTAATACAATTTGAAAAAGCAAGAGATAAGGCTTGTACGGAACGCTTAGAAAAGGCAGTTTCGCAAATCGAATGTGTGCATTCATTGCAGACAGAAATGGTAATTTTACAGCAATTAAAAGATGAAGGTAAAATACCTACTAGGGTAACACATAATGATACCAAAATTTCTAATGCCCTTTTCGATAGAAATAATAAAGGTTTGTGTGTTATTGATACCGATACAGTAATGCCCGGTATCGTTCATAATGATTTTGGTGATGCCATTAGAACGATCTGTAATACCGCGGAAGAAGATGAGAAGGATTTGAGCCTGGTCAAATTCAATGTGAAATATTATGAGGCCTACCTTAAGGGCTTTTTAGAGGAATTACAGCACTCATTATCAGATTTAGAAATCGAATTTTTACCATTAGGGGCAAAAACGATAATCTTTATCATGGGATTACGATTTTTGACTGATTATCTGGCAGGTGATGTGTACTACAAAACTTCTTATGCTGAGCACAATCTCGATCGTGCAAAAAACCAGTTTAAACTTATCGAAAGCTTTGAAGATCAATACCCAGATATCCTAAAACTTAGCAAATCTATATTGAAATCAAAACGATTATAG
- a CDS encoding sugar phosphate nucleotidyltransferase, with amino-acid sequence MSTEIQEAKGPTLVILAAGIGSRYGGLKQLDTFSPQGDTIIDFSIYDAIQAGFKKVVFIIRENLLAEFKEVFEPKLRGKAAVDYVFQELDRVPDEYVDPNRTKPWGTGHALLLAKDVVKENFAIINADDFYGRQSFITMANALNKESSDSYNFKMVAFQLKNTVSDHGYVSRGECKVSKSGYLEEVTERTHIEKSGEGILVKTEEGLLEPIDPNTFVSMNFWGFTPKCFEFGWELFYNFLERSSGNIKAEFLFLP; translated from the coding sequence ATGTCAACTGAAATACAAGAAGCAAAAGGACCTACATTAGTTATACTCGCTGCCGGAATAGGTAGTCGATATGGAGGTTTAAAACAATTAGATACTTTTTCTCCGCAGGGGGATACCATCATTGATTTTTCTATTTACGATGCTATCCAGGCGGGATTTAAGAAGGTCGTGTTTATTATTCGGGAAAATTTATTAGCCGAGTTTAAAGAGGTTTTTGAGCCTAAATTACGAGGTAAAGCAGCAGTAGATTATGTCTTTCAGGAATTAGATCGCGTGCCCGATGAATACGTAGACCCAAACCGCACCAAACCCTGGGGTACGGGACACGCATTACTTTTAGCAAAAGATGTGGTCAAAGAAAACTTTGCAATTATTAATGCAGATGATTTTTATGGGCGCCAATCGTTTATCACGATGGCAAATGCACTTAATAAGGAAAGTAGCGATTCTTATAATTTTAAGATGGTTGCTTTTCAGCTTAAAAATACGGTTTCAGATCATGGATATGTTTCTAGGGGGGAGTGTAAAGTTTCGAAATCGGGGTATCTGGAAGAGGTCACCGAACGTACACACATTGAAAAGAGTGGAGAAGGCATTCTTGTAAAAACTGAAGAAGGCTTGCTAGAGCCAATTGATCCAAATACTTTCGTGTCTATGAATTTTTGGGGTTTCACACCAAAATGCTTTGAATTTGGATGGGAGCTTTTTTATAACTTTCTTGAACGAAGTAGTGGCAATATAAAAGCTGAATTTTTATTCCTACCGTAG
- a CDS encoding substrate-binding domain-containing protein — MKKNYTIKDIAELAGVSKGTVDRVIHKRGKVSSKALEQVNKVLDQIEYKPNPIAKSLKNNKVYNIAILLPDADNDPYWLPCYDAIKQIENEFSHFGIKIKKGIFNPQSTESFTKSAEIILAEKPDAILMVPLFYKEAKDFAKNCVDANIKMATFNNYIKDQKIDLQIGQDLFQSGRVAAKLFNMLLGTKASLAILHIDEAFQNASHMQEKELGFKTYYLQKELDYDISVYNLKKEAKIPFKKTIDHFLKSITPVDGLFVTTSKAYLLANCMTESFSKPLIIGYDLVAENIDHLAHDKIAFLIHQDPKKQVYLSLTKLIEYFLFGKPLQESLSLPIDIINSENYPQYLK; from the coding sequence ATGAAAAAAAATTACACCATTAAAGATATTGCAGAGTTAGCTGGCGTATCTAAAGGCACTGTAGATCGTGTAATTCATAAACGCGGAAAAGTATCTTCTAAAGCATTAGAGCAGGTTAATAAAGTTCTTGATCAAATTGAGTATAAACCTAACCCTATTGCGAAAAGCCTAAAAAACAATAAAGTTTATAATATTGCTATATTGTTACCAGATGCGGATAACGATCCCTATTGGCTCCCCTGCTATGATGCGATAAAGCAGATCGAAAATGAATTTAGTCATTTTGGAATTAAAATAAAAAAAGGAATATTTAATCCCCAATCAACTGAATCATTTACTAAATCGGCAGAAATTATCCTTGCAGAAAAGCCGGATGCTATATTAATGGTGCCTTTATTCTATAAAGAAGCAAAGGATTTCGCTAAAAATTGTGTGGATGCCAATATTAAGATGGCAACATTTAATAATTATATAAAAGATCAGAAAATTGATCTGCAAATTGGTCAGGATTTATTTCAAAGTGGACGCGTAGCTGCTAAGCTTTTTAATATGCTATTAGGTACAAAAGCTTCTTTAGCTATTCTACATATTGATGAAGCTTTTCAAAATGCATCCCACATGCAGGAAAAAGAACTTGGTTTTAAAACCTATTATTTACAAAAAGAATTAGATTACGATATTAGCGTATATAATTTAAAAAAAGAGGCTAAAATTCCTTTTAAAAAAACCATTGATCATTTTCTAAAATCTATAACTCCCGTTGATGGGTTGTTTGTCACTACATCAAAGGCTTACCTTTTAGCTAATTGTATGACGGAAAGCTTTTCTAAACCGTTAATCATAGGTTATGATCTTGTAGCAGAAAATATCGATCATTTAGCACATGATAAAATTGCATTTTTAATTCACCAGGACCCCAAGAAACAGGTATACCTAAGCTTAACTAAGCTCATTGAATATTTTTTATTTGGCAAACCCCTGCAGGAATCCTTAAGTCTTCCTATCGATATCATAAATAGTGAAAATTACCCACAGTACTTAAAGTAA
- a CDS encoding DUF6807 domain-containing protein — protein MELYKVYYILISIFFLQVGVYAQEGEFDHSAVVFEDDGSAIIAKIKNKPVFQYNYKTQMPDNTMEYYKRSGFIHPLYSPDGAVITEGFPEKHTHHHGMFSAWVNTKFRNEKIDFWNQQEKTGTVVFKEILEVLSERKYGQLKTKQQHLAFIAGDTIPVLEEIWTLKVYNSTAPFIWDITIEQKNISSSNLQILKYHYGGLAFRGRDEWYREENTLQTEDTDVDFKVTTNFHQSRLDANHSIPDWVLMYGRIGKTAMNLIVIPLSTNPEYPDYLRVHPDFPYFCFTPVVKKGFDLKPSETFKTRYRIITATQTPSEQMIKDIANKKF, from the coding sequence ATGGAATTGTATAAAGTCTATTATATCCTTATTTCTATATTTTTTTTGCAGGTAGGTGTATATGCACAAGAGGGGGAATTTGATCATAGTGCTGTAGTATTTGAAGATGATGGAAGTGCTATTATTGCCAAAATCAAAAACAAACCTGTTTTTCAATATAACTACAAAACTCAGATGCCGGATAATACTATGGAGTATTATAAAAGGAGCGGTTTTATTCATCCGCTATATTCTCCAGATGGGGCAGTGATAACAGAAGGATTTCCCGAAAAGCATACACATCATCATGGCATGTTTAGTGCCTGGGTGAATACAAAATTTAGAAATGAGAAAATAGATTTCTGGAATCAACAGGAGAAAACAGGGACTGTAGTTTTTAAAGAAATTTTAGAAGTTTTGTCTGAAAGGAAATATGGACAATTAAAAACAAAGCAACAACATTTAGCCTTTATAGCTGGCGATACAATCCCTGTATTAGAAGAGATTTGGACACTAAAAGTATACAATTCTACAGCTCCATTTATATGGGATATTACAATAGAACAAAAGAATATTTCTTCCTCAAATTTACAAATATTGAAATATCACTATGGTGGTTTGGCTTTTCGAGGAAGAGATGAGTGGTACAGGGAAGAAAACACATTACAAACTGAGGATACAGATGTCGATTTTAAGGTCACAACCAATTTTCATCAATCTCGTTTAGATGCCAATCATAGCATTCCAGACTGGGTGCTTATGTACGGCCGAATTGGCAAAACAGCTATGAATCTTATAGTTATTCCATTGTCTACTAATCCTGAATATCCTGATTATCTTAGAGTGCATCCCGATTTTCCTTATTTTTGTTTTACACCTGTGGTTAAAAAAGGCTTTGATCTAAAGCCATCTGAAACGTTTAAAACCAGATATAGAATTATCACTGCTACCCAAACTCCATCAGAGCAAATGATCAAGGATATAGCGAATAAAAAGTTTTAA
- a CDS encoding carboxymuconolactone decarboxylase family protein, translating into MNTTVQKPSRYPMISYEEASEDVKAIYDDTKKTLQLPFVLNWFKCQGSNAILLEGNWNKLKNTLIKGNVPNVLKQLIIYNVSKSRGCNYCSHAHGIFADSMSSMISEEEGFKATEHIDSPSMPASYRKAVNVVTKAALQHSEISDEDFAELEAVGFSNAEIQELMAQADLVNMLNTIADVSGIKIDNELLETPE; encoded by the coding sequence ATGAATACAACTGTGCAAAAGCCTTCGAGATACCCTATGATCTCTTATGAAGAAGCTTCGGAAGATGTTAAAGCTATTTATGATGATACAAAGAAAACATTACAACTTCCCTTCGTACTAAACTGGTTTAAATGTCAGGGCAGTAATGCTATATTACTGGAAGGAAACTGGAATAAATTAAAAAACACCCTGATAAAAGGTAATGTGCCAAACGTATTAAAACAATTAATTATTTATAACGTATCAAAGTCGAGAGGTTGTAATTATTGTTCGCATGCGCACGGAATATTTGCGGATAGCATGAGCTCTATGATTTCTGAAGAAGAAGGCTTTAAAGCAACAGAGCATATTGATTCTCCATCTATGCCAGCCAGCTATAGAAAAGCCGTTAACGTTGTAACTAAAGCCGCATTACAGCACAGCGAAATTTCGGATGAAGATTTTGCTGAACTTGAAGCAGTGGGTTTCTCCAATGCAGAAATTCAGGAACTGATGGCTCAGGCCGATTTAGTAAACATGCTAAATACGATTGCAGATGTTTCTGGTATTAAAATAGACAACGAACTTTTAGAGACTCCCGAGTAA
- a CDS encoding histidine kinase dimerization/phospho-acceptor domain-containing protein, with the protein MSPIQNNASQLYRITYEAYSKFANGINRCSNFQEIGKVAEKHLKYIFNFHVIKLIIEKDNKFMEYSLCGNNIWFGQKSLADLNNEELNLFKTGIPIRTAHIPENIAQGKLDISKLKNPYLWSWLFNKDDHKMIVSLVADEERVFNSRDIEILKLAADCFDAKFKELNLKREIAKKNRILQGALTTIQNKNEEIYKINRNQKETIKKRTEEIVKKNEKLLKISVLNAHNIKEPLSRIQGIIELFDLMDDESCRQELLPRLKSSVNEMDEIVREVIDMASRELIELKVKIDDPNHFSR; encoded by the coding sequence ATGTCACCAATTCAAAATAACGCATCTCAATTATATAGAATAACTTACGAAGCTTATTCTAAATTTGCGAATGGTATTAATAGATGTAGTAATTTTCAGGAAATTGGAAAAGTTGCAGAAAAGCATTTAAAATATATTTTTAATTTCCATGTCATCAAACTAATTATCGAAAAGGATAATAAGTTTATGGAGTATTCTTTATGCGGCAATAATATTTGGTTTGGGCAGAAAAGTCTGGCAGACTTAAACAATGAGGAACTCAATTTATTTAAAACTGGTATTCCTATAAGAACAGCTCACATCCCAGAAAATATAGCTCAGGGAAAATTGGATATTTCTAAACTTAAAAATCCCTATTTATGGTCGTGGTTATTTAATAAGGACGACCATAAAATGATAGTATCCCTGGTGGCAGATGAAGAAAGAGTTTTTAACAGTAGGGATATAGAAATTTTAAAACTTGCCGCAGACTGTTTTGATGCTAAATTTAAAGAGTTAAACCTAAAACGGGAAATAGCGAAAAAAAACAGGATTTTACAAGGAGCGCTTACGACGATTCAGAATAAAAATGAGGAAATTTATAAAATTAATAGAAATCAAAAAGAGACCATTAAAAAGAGAACAGAAGAAATTGTAAAGAAAAATGAAAAACTTTTAAAAATTTCAGTTCTTAACGCCCATAACATAAAAGAGCCCTTATCCCGTATCCAGGGGATTATTGAATTGTTTGACCTTATGGATGATGAAAGTTGCCGGCAAGAGCTATTACCACGATTAAAATCATCGGTCAATGAAATGGATGAAATTGTAAGAGAAGTTATCGATATGGCTTCCCGGGAATTAATTGAACTAAAAGTTAAAATAGATGACCCCAATCATTTTAGTAGATGA
- a CDS encoding response regulator has product MTPIILVDDQPIANFITKKLLEIEGYKDNVKDYTDALIALELAKSESEAIIFLDLNMPVMSGWDFLEEMKKLGLSHKTIILSSSTSKLDIEKAKQYPCVVEYIVKPLNKIKLSKISPYLKTG; this is encoded by the coding sequence ATGACCCCAATCATTTTAGTAGATGATCAACCTATCGCTAATTTTATTACCAAAAAATTATTGGAAATAGAAGGCTATAAGGATAATGTTAAAGATTATACCGATGCCCTAATTGCTCTGGAACTTGCAAAATCTGAATCGGAAGCTATTATTTTTTTAGACCTAAATATGCCTGTTATGTCGGGATGGGATTTTTTAGAAGAAATGAAAAAATTGGGACTATCACATAAAACGATTATCCTATCCTCCAGTACTAGCAAACTTGATATAGAAAAAGCAAAACAATATCCCTGCGTTGTCGAATATATTGTAAAGCCACTAAATAAGATTAAATTATCTAAAATATCCCCTTATCTAAAGACTGGATAA
- a CDS encoding DUF3820 family protein, translating to MAFIFYMNNNQEELLKLAYTKMPFGKYKDWYLSDIPEPYYVWFNKKGFPAGKLGAQLRQVHELKINGMEILLKEIRKRYPKPY from the coding sequence GTGGCTTTTATTTTTTATATGAATAACAATCAGGAAGAATTACTTAAACTGGCTTATACCAAAATGCCCTTTGGTAAATATAAAGACTGGTATTTATCAGATATTCCGGAGCCCTATTATGTTTGGTTTAATAAGAAAGGATTTCCGGCAGGGAAACTAGGTGCACAATTAAGACAGGTTCACGAACTTAAAATCAACGGAATGGAAATATTACTGAAAGAAATAAGAAAAAGATATCCTAAGCCTTATTAA
- a CDS encoding CTP synthase, with product MAETKYIFVTGGVSSSLGKGIIAASLAKLLQARGFRTTIQKLDPYINVDPGTLNPYEHGECYVTEDGAETDLDLGHYERFLNVNTSQANNVTTGRIYQSVIEKERRGEFLGKTVQVVPHITNEIKERIQILGKKKEYDIVITEIGGTVGDIESLPYIEAVRQLKWELGDENALVIHLTLVPFLSAAGELKTKPTQHSVKTLMESGLKADILVCRTEHELSDDIRRKLAIFCNVRQEAVIQSIDAPTIYDVPNLMLKEGLDTVTLKKLDLPDETTPNLEQWNKFLDRHKNPKAEIRIGLIGKYVELQDSYKSILEAFIHAGAENEVKVIVESIHSEFINENTIKNKISHLDGVLVAPGFGERGIEGKIDAVQFARENKLPFLGICLGMQMAVIEFARNVLQLKGANSTEMDEATKHPVIDIMEAQKNITHMGGTMRLGAWDCHLKEGSTIFNVYGKADIKERHRHRYEYNNKYKEQLEKAGMLSTGINPETGLVEVVELKDHPWFVGVQYHPEYKSTVASPHPLFVAFVKAAYEHSKNKA from the coding sequence ATGGCCGAAACCAAGTATATATTTGTTACCGGTGGCGTTTCCTCTTCTTTAGGAAAAGGGATAATCGCCGCCTCATTAGCAAAATTATTACAAGCCCGTGGCTTTAGAACCACTATTCAGAAATTAGATCCTTACATTAATGTAGATCCAGGAACTTTAAATCCATATGAGCATGGCGAATGTTATGTGACCGAAGATGGCGCTGAAACAGATCTGGATCTAGGTCATTATGAGCGTTTTCTTAATGTAAATACTTCTCAGGCAAACAATGTGACTACTGGTAGGATTTACCAGAGCGTCATTGAAAAAGAACGCCGTGGTGAATTCCTTGGAAAAACAGTACAGGTAGTACCGCATATTACGAACGAGATCAAAGAACGTATTCAGATTCTTGGAAAGAAAAAAGAATACGACATCGTAATTACAGAAATTGGTGGTACGGTAGGAGATATTGAGTCTTTACCTTATATCGAAGCCGTTCGTCAACTTAAATGGGAATTGGGAGACGAAAATGCTTTGGTCATTCACCTTACCTTGGTACCCTTTCTATCTGCTGCCGGTGAACTTAAAACCAAGCCAACCCAACATAGCGTAAAAACCTTGATGGAAAGCGGACTAAAAGCTGATATCCTGGTGTGTAGAACAGAACATGAATTATCAGACGATATTCGAAGAAAACTAGCTATTTTTTGTAATGTTAGGCAGGAGGCTGTAATCCAGTCTATAGACGCTCCTACTATTTACGATGTCCCCAATTTAATGCTTAAGGAAGGTTTAGATACGGTAACCCTGAAGAAGTTAGACTTACCCGATGAAACCACACCAAATTTAGAGCAGTGGAATAAATTCTTAGATCGCCATAAAAACCCGAAAGCCGAAATTAGAATTGGCCTTATTGGAAAATACGTAGAACTTCAGGATTCTTATAAATCTATCTTAGAAGCCTTTATACATGCAGGCGCAGAGAATGAAGTAAAAGTAATCGTTGAGAGTATCCACTCAGAGTTTATAAATGAGAATACCATCAAAAATAAAATTTCTCACCTAGATGGAGTTTTAGTAGCACCGGGATTTGGGGAGCGTGGAATCGAAGGTAAAATTGATGCCGTTCAGTTTGCGAGAGAAAATAAATTACCATTCCTTGGGATTTGCCTGGGAATGCAAATGGCAGTTATTGAATTTGCCAGAAATGTACTTCAGTTAAAGGGTGCCAATTCTACAGAGATGGATGAGGCTACCAAACATCCCGTAATCGATATTATGGAAGCACAAAAAAACATTACCCATATGGGGGGAACAATGCGACTTGGTGCCTGGGATTGTCATTTAAAAGAAGGATCTACTATTTTCAATGTGTATGGCAAAGCCGATATAAAAGAAAGACATAGACATCGCTACGAGTATAACAATAAATACAAGGAACAACTCGAAAAAGCAGGAATGCTAAGTACAGGAATTAATCCTGAAACTGGTCTTGTTGAAGTGGTAGAGCTTAAAGACCATCCCTGGTTTGTAGGTGTACAATATCACCCGGAATATAAGAGTACCGTAGCCAGTCCTCATCCATTATTTGTGGCTTTTGTAAAGGCTGCTTACGAACACTCAAAAAATAAAGCATAA
- the yidC gene encoding membrane protein insertase YidC has translation MEEKKIDIQSIIGFILIGGILIWMLYTNSLEQPKEETGTPATTEQVTTPANADQQLANQNNTTAPATDSAAIAQAQSRLGAFGYSATLPSAEDKTTVLENDVLRLEVANKGGYIEEAVLKNYKTYDSIPVYLVKDGNAKFNLNFTTTDGRTLDTENLYFEPSISKNGEDQVLSMKLKISDNEFLEYRYAIKPGDYMMDFNIRSQGLANTFNASQPINLDWQLKGYRHSKSISYENKYTVLGYEYEGDKYDDLGHGEDEETEKDVSYIAYKQHFFSSILLTDTPFKTSKLTSQNLVEDEEIDTVYTKAFTANIPLELQAGELNYNMNWYYGPTDYKILKDYDRNLDEIVPLGWGIFGWINKYVFIPFFAFLSSVLPSYGIAIIVMTIVVRIVLSPVTYKSYLSQAKMKVLRPEINEINEKYKDNAMKKQQETMKLYSKAGASPMSGCLPALMQIPIFYALFQFFPSAFQLRQKSFLWADDLSSYDVIAELPFHIPFYGEHVSLFPILASVAIFIYMQMTTGQSMQANQQPGMPNMKFLMYLSPIMMLFFFNNYASGLSLYYFTSNLITIGIMLVIKHVIVDEDKIHAKIQANKAKPKKQNRFTRKMQEMMEQAEEQQKRNKK, from the coding sequence ATGGAAGAAAAGAAGATTGATATTCAATCCATCATTGGATTTATTTTAATTGGCGGAATTTTAATCTGGATGTTGTATACCAATAGCCTGGAACAACCAAAGGAAGAAACCGGTACTCCCGCCACGACAGAACAGGTTACTACTCCTGCAAATGCTGATCAACAACTCGCAAATCAAAATAATACTACTGCTCCCGCAACCGACTCGGCAGCAATAGCCCAGGCGCAAAGTAGACTTGGTGCTTTTGGTTATTCCGCGACATTACCTTCGGCAGAAGATAAAACCACAGTACTAGAAAACGATGTGTTACGATTAGAAGTAGCAAATAAAGGAGGATATATCGAAGAAGCTGTTTTAAAAAATTATAAAACATACGATTCTATCCCTGTTTATTTAGTAAAAGATGGCAACGCAAAATTCAATCTTAATTTCACGACTACAGATGGAAGAACCTTAGATACTGAAAATCTATATTTTGAGCCAAGTATTTCTAAAAATGGTGAAGATCAGGTATTATCGATGAAGTTAAAGATTTCTGATAATGAATTCTTAGAATATCGTTATGCTATAAAACCTGGAGATTATATGATGGATTTCAATATCCGTTCCCAGGGACTTGCCAATACCTTTAACGCATCCCAACCTATTAATCTGGATTGGCAACTTAAAGGATACCGTCATTCCAAGAGTATTTCTTATGAAAATAAATACACCGTTTTAGGGTACGAATACGAAGGAGATAAGTATGATGACCTTGGACATGGGGAAGATGAAGAAACAGAAAAAGACGTGTCTTATATTGCCTATAAGCAACATTTCTTTAGTTCCATACTTTTAACAGATACACCGTTTAAAACCTCCAAACTTACTTCCCAAAATCTTGTGGAAGACGAAGAAATAGATACTGTATACACCAAAGCTTTTACCGCAAATATTCCTTTAGAGTTACAGGCGGGCGAGCTAAATTATAATATGAATTGGTATTACGGCCCTACAGATTACAAAATCCTGAAAGATTACGATCGCAATCTGGATGAGATTGTACCTCTAGGCTGGGGTATATTCGGATGGATCAATAAATATGTCTTTATCCCATTCTTTGCATTCTTAAGCAGTGTCCTACCAAGCTACGGGATCGCCATCATTGTAATGACCATTGTGGTTAGGATTGTGCTTTCACCGGTAACTTATAAGTCTTATTTATCTCAGGCCAAAATGAAAGTTTTACGTCCTGAAATTAATGAGATAAATGAGAAGTATAAGGATAATGCGATGAAAAAGCAACAGGAAACAATGAAGCTTTATAGCAAAGCCGGAGCTAGCCCCATGAGTGGTTGTTTACCAGCGCTAATGCAAATTCCTATATTCTATGCGCTTTTCCAATTCTTCCCAAGCGCATTTCAACTAAGACAAAAAAGTTTCCTTTGGGCAGACGATCTATCCAGTTATGATGTTATAGCAGAATTACCTTTCCATATCCCATTTTATGGAGAACATGTTAGTTTATTCCCAATATTGGCTTCTGTCGCAATATTTATTTACATGCAAATGACTACGGGACAAAGCATGCAGGCCAATCAACAACCGGGAATGCCTAACATGAAATTTTTAATGTACCTATCCCCTATCATGATGTTATTTTTCTTTAATAACTATGCCAGTGGATTATCTTTATACTACTTTACCTCTAACTTAATTACGATAGGAATAATGTTGGTAATTAAACATGTGATTGTTGATGAGGATAAAATCCATGCTAAAATTCAGGCTAATAAAGCAAAACCTAAAAAACAAAACAGGTTTACCAGAAAAATGCAGGAAATGATGGAGCAGGCTGAAGAGCAACAAAAACGTAACAAGAAATAA
- a CDS encoding SIMPL domain-containing protein: MKYLSAIIFSIAIVIAAWFLGNSYVDRANPDGTISVTGAGSENFTSDLIVWEGRFSQMSENLETAYNQLNRDKNTVKSYLIEKGIKEENIVFNSVQTDEQREQKYQNGNYVGSIFKGYQLTQSVKIESNDVELIESVSREITELLNKGVQFNSTPPRYYYTKLADLKIEMISKATEDARVRAEKIAENSGGTLGELKSANMGVFQITGQNSGEDYSWSGAYNTADKRKTASITMRLEYEIK; this comes from the coding sequence ATGAAATACTTAAGCGCAATTATTTTCTCCATTGCTATCGTTATTGCGGCCTGGTTTCTGGGTAATTCTTATGTAGATAGGGCGAATCCTGATGGTACTATTTCTGTAACCGGTGCAGGTAGCGAAAATTTCACATCAGATCTTATTGTTTGGGAAGGTCGTTTTAGCCAAATGAGCGAAAATCTTGAGACCGCTTATAATCAGCTTAACCGGGATAAAAACACGGTTAAAAGCTATTTAATCGAGAAGGGGATTAAAGAAGAAAATATAGTCTTTAATTCTGTTCAAACCGATGAACAGCGTGAACAGAAATATCAAAACGGAAATTACGTTGGGAGTATTTTTAAAGGGTATCAACTTACACAAAGCGTAAAGATAGAATCTAACGATGTTGAATTGATCGAGAGTGTATCACGGGAAATTACCGAATTACTGAATAAAGGGGTACAGTTTAATTCTACACCACCCAGATACTATTATACCAAGTTAGCCGATCTTAAGATTGAAATGATCTCTAAAGCCACTGAGGATGCTCGTGTAAGAGCTGAAAAAATTGCAGAAAACTCTGGAGGAACTTTAGGTGAGCTAAAAAGCGCAAATATGGGAGTATTCCAGATTACAGGCCAGAACAGTGGTGAAGATTATAGTTGGAGTGGTGCATACAATACCGCCGATAAGCGCAAAACAGCAAGTATTACCATGCGTTTGGAATATGAGATTAAATGA